The genomic interval TCCTGAAAAAACCACTTCAGGAGATATAGGAAAATTATTTACCTATATGTTGTACAACGACAGGGTAAGGCCTACTTACTGGGATTACGCCACTTTCGTAACCGGTGTAACCGGCAAATACTCACAACTTTTAGGAATAGTGACCGGTAATAAAATGTATGAACCCTCCACTGGATATAACCAGGATCGTTGGAATTCATATTATACCAGCGGAATCATGAACCAATACCGGGAAATTCAGAAGAATTACAATAAACTAACTGATGACCAAAAGAAGGAACAATTAATTTTTGTACAACTGGCTAAAATCGTTTTGGATGACCAGACCGCACAGATGGTTGATTTATGGGGAGATATTCCGTTTACCGAAGCAGGCCAGCTGAATGCAACGAATACGTTGATAAATGGGAAATTCGATGATGCAGCGACCATTTATAACACGTTGATCAGCGATTTAAAAGACATCAACACTTTCCTCTCTACTGCAACCTTGACTACTGCTGTCAGACAAAGCTTAACCACTCAGGATATTCTTCTTAAGGGTGATTTGACCTCGTGGAGAAGATATGCAAATTCACTGCGCTTAAGGTTATTGATGAGAATCTCTAATGTCAGTGAAAATACTGCCAAGACAGAAATAACTGCAATGTTAAATAACACTTCGGATTATCCTATGGTTGAGAACAATGCAGAAGATATCCTGTTGAACATGAATCCTACTGCCTTTTCCTCGGAAGGAATGAGAGACGGCTTAACAGACGGAGCAACCTCAAGCGGGCCTATTGCACCCACCTACATGTTGGAGACAGTGATGGTAACCAATAATGACCCAAGGATTCCTGTTTTTTGGGATCCCGGAACTAATGGTTATGTAGGATTATCTACCACACTGACCTCAAGTCAACAGGAGAACCTGATTGCCAACCGTCAGGTCGCAACTATTGATACGGCCACATTTATACAGAATTATAATGTACCGGGCGTACTGTTCACTGCTGCTGAAGTTAGTTTCTTAAAAGCAGAAGCATACGAGAGATGGGGACTGGGTACTGCCCAAACAGCTTACGAAACCGGAATCAGGCAATCTATTGAATTTTATTATAATATAAACCAGTCAGCTGTATTTGTTGGCTTCTCCAGGAATCCGCTTGCAACTCCAACAACATCAACGGTTAATGCATTTATTGCCGCTACCGGAATTGCATATACCGGGACGCCAACAGAAAAACTACACAAGATATGGACACAAAAATGGTTAAACTTCTTTATCCTTCAGGCCGGGCAAGCCTGGGCTGAAGTAAGAAGAACAGACTATCCCCTATTGCCATTTGCTATAGATGCTTCGATTAGTAATGCGCAACAGCCTCCTCATCGCCTGCTTTATCCAGATACGGAGAAAAGCTATAACACGGCCAATTATTCCAAGGTTCAAAGTCATGATACGAGAGACTATAAGATTTTCTGGGATTTAAATTGATTGTGCAGGACTCTGAAAAAGAAGGCCTGGCTGAAAATCAGCCAGGCCTTCTTGCTTTTTATTATTTTACCTATCCGTTTTTTTATCGCACCCTTAAAACTTACTGTTTTTCAAATATTTCTGATTTTGGCCTGTCTTTTAGGGCACTGCCAAAATTCCTGTTGGGTCTGGGGCCCATGGTAAATTCCAACAGGCCTCCCTTTCTGAGTTCCGAATAGGTTATATACGAGCGAGTAAACGGTTTTCCATTCAACCTGACCGACTGGATATAAATGTTCTTTTTGCTGTTGTTAACGGTTTTTATCGTGAACAGTTTTCTCTGGGGAAATTGAAGAGTCACCTCATCAAATATGGGGCTGCCAAAAACAAAAGCGGTATTAGCCGGATTGACAGGGTAAAAACCAATAGCTGAAAGGATATACCAGGCAGACATTTGTCCGCAATCATCATTTCCACATAAACCGTCTGTTTTATCCGAATATAATCCATAAAGGATTTTCCTTACAATCTCTGCTGTTTTCCATTGCCTGCCGGCATAAGGATACAGGTATGCAACATGATGGCTGGGTTCATTGCCATGGGCATATTGCCCGATAAGGCCGGAAATATCAGGGGGTGCATTAGTCCCCAATTCCCCTTTAACCACAAAAAGGCTGTCCAGCTTAGCAACAAAAGGCTTTTCGCCGCCAAACAACCGGATCAATCCTTCGACATCCTGCGGTACCAGCCAGGTGTATTGCCATCCGTTACCTTCGGTATAATCCTTCCATTCCTTCCCGGATATCATTATACTGGGTTCAAAAGGATTAAAGGGTTCACGGAATTTACCATTATCAAGTTTGGCCCGCATAAATTTTGTTTTAGGATCAAAATACCGTACATAGGATGAAGCCCGCTTTGCATAATTGGCATAATCGGTAGTCTGCCCCATTTTTCTTGCCATTTGTGCAATGCACCAGTCAGAAATAGAATATTCAAGGGCTTTTGCCACTGATTCAGGTTCCAGATCAGCCGGAATATAACCTTTCTGCTTCACATATTTCATCCCGTAATCATCCCGTGTAGAAGAAGCTTTCATGGCCTGCAAGGCCAATTTGGGGTCAAAACCTGTAAACCCTTTAAAATAGGCATCGGCAATAACAGGAACAGCGCTATACCCCACCATGCAATCGGTTTCATTCCCCATCAGGTGCCAAATAGGCAGTTTCCCCTGCTGCTGGTATATGGCCAACATAGAATTTACGAAATCACTGACCCTTTCAGGCTGAACCAGTGTATATAAGGGATGTGCAGCCCGGTAGGTATCCCATAAAGAAAAGACGGAATAATTTTGAAAACCCACACCGTGATGTACCATTTTATCTGCACCTCGGTAATCCCCATTGTGGTCGTTGAATAAAATCGGTGTAGTATATGAATGATAAAGGGCAGTATAAAATGTTCTTAAGTCAGCGGTATTTTTACTATTTGCCTTTACCTTTCCTATTTCGGCATTCCAGGCTTCATGTGCTTTTTGAACTACGCCGTTGAAATTCCATCCGGGGATTTCTGCCCGAATATTGTTCAACGCATTCTCTTCACTGACGGGAGAAATGCCGACCTTTAGCAAAATCTTTTCTCCTGAAGAGGTCGAAAAATTTAATACTCCGGTAATTTTCTTTCCTGTGGCAAAATCTCCGTTTATTGATTTTCCGCCATCAAATAAGTGGATATCACCAACCGGTTTGGATAGCCTGATGGCAAAATACAACCGCTGATCTTTTGCCCAACCTGTTGAAAAACGGTATCCCACAAAGGTGGTATCATCGACTTTTTTGAAAGACGTCTCCACCGGCTGATCCCAGCCTATCCCTTCCTCAAGATTGATGGCTATATGAGCCTGTTGCGCGGCAGGAAATGTATACTGATGAAAAGCCACACGCTCTGTGCAGGTCAATTCAACCCGGACCTCATAATTTTTCAATAAAACCGAATAATAACCTGCCCTGGCAATTTCATCGTGATGACTGTATTTTGAAGCATAGCCGGAAAAAGGATGATCTACAGTTCCGGGCGAAGATTTTAATTCTCCCGTATAAGGGGAAATCAACACATCCCCCAGATCCCCGATGCCCGTTCCGCTCAAATGTAGCTGCGAAAAACCCGTAACAATGCTGTCAGAATAATGATAACCCGAACACCAGTCCCAGCCTTTAACATAATTTGTCGGCCCTACCTGTACGGCACCAAAAGGGACATTGGCCCCCAAAAATACGTGCCCGTGGCCTCCTGTACCTATGTAGGGATCCACGTATTTTGTATAATCAGTCTTTTGGCCGGAAACATCGGGATTCAACAGAAAAAATAAGGAAGCGAGAAGAAAAACCGCATTGACAAATGATTTTGCTTTCATAAATAATTAGTTTTATAAGAAATATCTAACTTCTGTATGCAATTTCCCCTTCAGCGATCCGTCAACTGAGGGATCATTGTTTTTAACTACAAATGTTCACAAAGAAACTCTGAATCATCTTGAACCATGAAATTATCTCGAACTTCATCAAACTGTTTCAAACCATCTCAAACTTTTTTAACCCCCTTAAACCACAAAGTTCACAAGGATTCCACAAGGTTCACTATTTTTATGTTCTTTAGAAAATTGCCTCCTATACATGATAATTTATTTTCCAACATCCATTCAATCATTTAAACAAACGCCAATTATAAAAACGTATTAGGCAATATTCAACAAATCCGGATAATTATGCGCAACCTTCAGGATCAACTCCCCAAAGAATGAATTTGCCCAGGCAAACCAGCTTCTGGTAAATTTTTCAGGATTATCCTTATGGAAAGTCTCGTGCATGAATCCTGTGCCGGCATGAGTTTTTTTCAATGTCTGCAGGCAATATCTGATTTCTTCCTTATCGTCCGAAGTAATTGCCTGCATGATGAGGCTAAGGGGCCATATCATTTCTTCACCCACATGAGGGCCTCCAATGCCGGCACCGGCCTTACCCTTAAAAAACCAGGGATTATCAGCGGATAATACAAATTTTCTTGTATTCCTGTATAGAGAATCCGATGGCTGCAAACAGCCCAGATATGGCAAGGAAAGTAAGCTAGGGGTATTTGCATCGTCCATAAACAGTTGATTTCCAAACCCGTCGACTTCAAAAGCCAGAATTTTACCGTAATTCAGATGCTCTGAAACAGCGTAACCCTTTAACGCATTTTCGACCCGTACTGCAAGATTCTTGCAGTCGCTTGCAAAGCTTTGATCGTTTTTAATTACGGAGAACATTTCGGCCATCTGCCTCAAGGTCACAACAGCGAAATAGTTGGATGGGACCAGGAACGGGAAGGTAGTGGAATCATCCGACGGCCTGAAAGCAGAACAAATTAATCCAACCGGTTTCACGGGGTTTCCATATCCCCCTCCGGTAACTGTATCGGTTGCTTTCTCGGTAATCCTCATAAAATGATAAGGCCCTTTCCCTTTAATACGCAGCTGTTCAGTAAAAGTGGAAAGGATTAACCTTAAAGCAGCTTCATAGGAAGGAGTAAAAAATGAACTGTCACCGGTTTGCTTCCAATAATGATAAGCCAGCCGGACCGGATAACACAAAGAATCTATTTCCCATTTGCGTTCATGTAATTCGGGCTTCATATCAGTAAGGTCCTTATCAAATTCGCTTCCTTCAGCATTTTTATTAAATGCATTTGCATAAGGATCAATGGCGATGCATTTCCCCTGCCGGTTGATAACACCCAGTATTAATTTTTTAAGGGCAGGATCTTCATTTACGAAAGGTAAGTAAGGCCATACCTGGGCTGTAGAATCCCTGAGCCACATGGCGTGAATATCCCCGGTGATGACAAAAGTATCGGGATGCCCATTAATTTCCTGGTATTCTACTGTGGTATCCAGGGTATTGGGAAAGCAAT from Bacteroidota bacterium carries:
- a CDS encoding SusD/RagB family nutrient-binding outer membrane lipoprotein, producing PEKTTSGDIGKLFTYMLYNDRVRPTYWDYATFVTGVTGKYSQLLGIVTGNKMYEPSTGYNQDRWNSYYTSGIMNQYREIQKNYNKLTDDQKKEQLIFVQLAKIVLDDQTAQMVDLWGDIPFTEAGQLNATNTLINGKFDDAATIYNTLISDLKDINTFLSTATLTTAVRQSLTTQDILLKGDLTSWRRYANSLRLRLLMRISNVSENTAKTEITAMLNNTSDYPMVENNAEDILLNMNPTAFSSEGMRDGLTDGATSSGPIAPTYMLETVMVTNNDPRIPVFWDPGTNGYVGLSTTLTSSQQENLIANRQVATIDTATFIQNYNVPGVLFTAAEVSFLKAEAYERWGLGTAQTAYETGIRQSIEFYYNINQSAVFVGFSRNPLATPTTSTVNAFIAATGIAYTGTPTEKLHKIWTQKWLNFFILQAGQAWAEVRRTDYPLLPFAIDASISNAQQPPHRLLYPDTEKSYNTANYSKVQSHDTRDYKIFWDLN
- a CDS encoding glycoside hydrolase family 125 protein, yielding MMNRRKFISQTGIASAAILTVPAFAKGMYSGNNFVSKRPSVGKRKFTSKAIEKVILKTKAQIKDPELAWMFENCFPNTLDTTVEYQEINGHPDTFVITGDIHAMWLRDSTAQVWPYLPFVNEDPALKKLILGVINRQGKCIAIDPYANAFNKNAEGSEFDKDLTDMKPELHERKWEIDSLCYPVRLAYHYWKQTGDSSFFTPSYEAALRLILSTFTEQLRIKGKGPYHFMRITEKATDTVTGGGYGNPVKPVGLICSAFRPSDDSTTFPFLVPSNYFAVVTLRQMAEMFSVIKNDQSFASDCKNLAVRVENALKGYAVSEHLNYGKILAFEVDGFGNQLFMDDANTPSLLSLPYLGCLQPSDSLYRNTRKFVLSADNPWFFKGKAGAGIGGPHVGEEMIWPLSLIMQAITSDDKEEIRYCLQTLKKTHAGTGFMHETFHKDNPEKFTRSWFAWANSFFGELILKVAHNYPDLLNIA
- a CDS encoding GH92 family glycosyl hydrolase; translation: MKAKSFVNAVFLLASLFFLLNPDVSGQKTDYTKYVDPYIGTGGHGHVFLGANVPFGAVQVGPTNYVKGWDWCSGYHYSDSIVTGFSQLHLSGTGIGDLGDVLISPYTGELKSSPGTVDHPFSGYASKYSHHDEIARAGYYSVLLKNYEVRVELTCTERVAFHQYTFPAAQQAHIAINLEEGIGWDQPVETSFKKVDDTTFVGYRFSTGWAKDQRLYFAIRLSKPVGDIHLFDGGKSINGDFATGKKITGVLNFSTSSGEKILLKVGISPVSEENALNNIRAEIPGWNFNGVVQKAHEAWNAEIGKVKANSKNTADLRTFYTALYHSYTTPILFNDHNGDYRGADKMVHHGVGFQNYSVFSLWDTYRAAHPLYTLVQPERVSDFVNSMLAIYQQQGKLPIWHLMGNETDCMVGYSAVPVIADAYFKGFTGFDPKLALQAMKASSTRDDYGMKYVKQKGYIPADLEPESVAKALEYSISDWCIAQMARKMGQTTDYANYAKRASSYVRYFDPKTKFMRAKLDNGKFREPFNPFEPSIMISGKEWKDYTEGNGWQYTWLVPQDVEGLIRLFGGEKPFVAKLDSLFVVKGELGTNAPPDISGLIGQYAHGNEPSHHVAYLYPYAGRQWKTAEIVRKILYGLYSDKTDGLCGNDDCGQMSAWYILSAIGFYPVNPANTAFVFGSPIFDEVTLQFPQRKLFTIKTVNNSKKNIYIQSVRLNGKPFTRSYITYSELRKGGLLEFTMGPRPNRNFGSALKDRPKSEIFEKQ